A region of Catenibacterium mitsuokai DNA encodes the following proteins:
- a CDS encoding DUF1292 domain-containing protein, with protein sequence MDNIVVLNDEHGNEVEFEYLDLIEHNNEAYVVLLPVEDDADEVVILRCEESDDDSDEENYRSVDDQELLNEIFEIFKEKNKDNFDFD encoded by the coding sequence ATGGATAATATTGTCGTATTAAATGATGAACATGGAAATGAAGTAGAGTTTGAATATCTTGATTTGATTGAACATAATAATGAAGCATATGTTGTTTTATTACCTGTAGAGGATGATGCAGATGAAGTAGTAATCTTAAGATGTGAAGAATCAGATGATGACTCTGATGAAGAAAACTATCGTTCAGTAGATGATCAAGAATTATTGAATGAGATATTTGAAATCTTTAAAGAAAAGAATAAAGATAATTTTGATTTTGATTAA
- a CDS encoding ATP-dependent Clp protease proteolytic subunit, with product MKLPSTRITTSTGYMVSDCISEEFSRRVIYITDEITDSLAADICCQMNHLAAVSNEDITLWIMSPGGSVTAGLAILDTMNSVECDIKTIVMGQAASMAAVIASSGTKGKRYIGTNAWMMIHQALAGFSGQTTDILRSAQHIEEINNNLYSILARNCSAHIETIAKDCDRDYHMNARTAIVYGLVDHIYQSPS from the coding sequence ATGAAATTACCATCAACAAGAATTACTACTTCTACAGGTTATATGGTTTCTGATTGTATATCTGAAGAATTTTCTAGAAGAGTCATCTACATTACAGATGAAATCACAGATTCTCTAGCGGCAGATATCTGCTGCCAAATGAATCATTTAGCTGCAGTGAGTAATGAAGATATCACTCTTTGGATTATGTCTCCTGGTGGTTCTGTTACTGCAGGATTAGCTATTCTAGATACTATGAATAGTGTTGAATGTGATATTAAAACAATTGTAATGGGCCAGGCAGCTTCTATGGCAGCAGTGATTGCATCATCTGGCACAAAAGGCAAACGTTACATAGGAACAAATGCCTGGATGATGATTCATCAAGCTCTAGCTGGATTCTCAGGGCAGACCACTGATATTCTAAGATCTGCACAACACATTGAAGAAATCAATAATAACTTGTATTCAATACTTGCACGAAATTGTAGTGCTCATATTGAAACAATTGCGAAAGATTGTGATAGAGATTATCATATGAATGCTAGAACAGCGATTGTTTATGGTTTAGTAGATCATATATATCAAAGTCCCAGCTAA
- a CDS encoding type IV secretory system conjugative DNA transfer family protein has protein sequence MKKHEASYTGYVYEKPMAYWTPKKEVIKQLTKVDFDKNEKIEKGGLPIISDGKTGYIDSDDGHTAIIASSGMMKSLSCFTPLIYTLSQTNTPENMVITDPKGELYNLTAGMLQKSGYKVFCIDFRSMDKDCFNILKYAAQMYRYGSKDKGLSLLSDIVNVLSEDQRKVTKDLFWIDSARMYMNATGALMFESYPKIEQINVLNWSNYNMEYSTKSLKLSFLSKMPDNLTKNSLMQIVSAANETLRSILVSAAACFGVFNQNPKLSRMLSHNTFELHDLLNPKTALFIVTDDTTSTADPIVGIIINQIQSFLIDKAYHSKGGRLKTRMNFILDEFASIPIPNMDKALATHRSRNIRYYLCVQSLALLNERYQNPEKLLSNCTSTLYLGSTELELLNKLETKLGNTNITPNGLEKPLCSITDLMMLKKVWNYKEAIYINISKGIKYCMMLPSIYIYDDKKYEVPSYDINPPEVEIYTTHQFVKDVVTGNIPIPFSNGIVMKDETAVMFLKK, from the coding sequence ATGAAGAAACACGAAGCTAGTTATACTGGTTATGTATATGAAAAGCCTATGGCGTATTGGACACCAAAAAAAGAAGTAATAAAACAACTGACTAAAGTAGATTTTGATAAGAATGAAAAGATAGAGAAAGGCGGTTTACCAATCATTTCTGATGGTAAAACTGGCTATATTGATTCTGATGATGGACATACTGCAATCATTGCATCAAGTGGTATGATGAAGAGTCTTTCTTGTTTTACTCCTCTTATCTATACTCTTAGCCAGACGAATACACCTGAAAATATGGTTATAACTGATCCTAAGGGTGAGTTATATAATCTCACCGCAGGAATGCTTCAAAAATCAGGATATAAAGTTTTTTGTATTGATTTTCGTTCTATGGACAAGGATTGCTTTAATATTTTAAAATATGCTGCTCAAATGTATCGTTATGGTAGCAAAGATAAAGGATTATCTTTACTTTCAGACATAGTTAATGTTTTATCCGAAGATCAACGCAAAGTCACAAAAGACCTCTTTTGGATTGATTCTGCTCGCATGTATATGAACGCGACTGGAGCCTTGATGTTTGAATCTTATCCAAAGATAGAACAGATTAATGTTTTAAACTGGTCTAATTATAATATGGAGTATTCTACTAAGAGTCTTAAATTATCTTTTTTAAGTAAAATGCCTGACAATCTAACAAAGAACTCTCTGATGCAGATTGTTTCTGCTGCAAATGAAACACTTAGAAGCATTTTGGTTTCAGCTGCTGCTTGTTTTGGAGTATTTAATCAAAATCCTAAATTATCTAGAATGTTGTCTCACAATACGTTTGAATTGCATGATTTACTCAATCCTAAAACTGCTTTATTTATTGTAACTGATGATACAACATCTACAGCTGATCCAATTGTTGGAATCATTATAAATCAGATTCAAAGTTTCTTGATTGATAAGGCTTATCATTCTAAAGGTGGCCGCTTAAAAACACGTATGAACTTTATCTTAGATGAATTTGCCTCAATACCAATTCCAAATATGGATAAGGCATTAGCAACACATCGTAGTAGAAACATTAGATATTACCTTTGCGTACAGAGTTTAGCACTATTAAATGAAAGATATCAAAACCCAGAAAAACTCCTTTCTAACTGTACATCTACATTGTATCTTGGCTCTACTGAACTTGAATTACTTAATAAGTTAGAAACAAAACTAGGAAACACAAATATTACTCCTAATGGTTTAGAAAAACCATTATGTAGCATTACAGATCTTATGATGCTGAAAAAAGTATGGAATTACAAAGAAGCAATCTATATCAATATTTCAAAAGGAATCAAATATTGTATGATGTTGCCAAGCATTTATATCTATGATGATAAAAAATATGAAGTACCTTCATATGATATCAATCCACCAGAGGTTGAAATTTATACAACACATCAATTTGTGAAGGATGTAGTGACTGGTAATATACCTATTCCTTTTTCAAATGGTATTGTAATGAAAGATGAGACAGCCGTGATGTTCTTAAAAAAATAA